The nucleotide sequence GCCATGCAGCGGGCCAAACGGCGGCCTGGTTATTTATTTGCCATCTTATTTTTAGATTTAGATCGCTTTAAGGTTCTCAATGACAGCCTGGGGCATTTGGTCGGCGATCAACTTTTAATTGGGATTGCCCAGCGTCTAGTCAGTTGTCTGCGGGCTGAAGATACCATTGCACGGCTAGGGGGGGATGAATTTGCAATTCTCCTCGATGAAGTGGGGACAGTGGACTATGCCTGCCAAGTGGCGGAGCGGATCCTGACGGAATTGCGCCGACCGTTTATTTTAGAGGGCCATGAGGTATTTACTGGGGTGAGCATTGGCATTGCCTTTAATACCCAAGAGCATCTCCAACCGGAAGACCTCCTGCGGGATGCGGATACCGCCATGTATCGGGCTAAATCCTTGGGGAAAGATCGCTATGAAGTCTTCAGTACCGCCATGCGGGTGGAAGTTTTGGCCCTCCTGCAACTGGAAACAGAACTACGGCGGGCGGTGGAGCGACAGGAATTTATGGTCTATTACCAACCAATTGTGGACTTGGCCCAGGCCCGGATCTGTGGCTTTGAAACGCTGATTCGTTGGCAGCATCCTCGGCGCGGTGTGATTACCCCAGGAGAATTTATGGACATTGCCGAGGAAACGGGGCTGATTTTACCCATGAGTTGGTGGGTTCTAGAAACGGCCTGTGAACAAATGCAACAGTGGTCACGCCAATTTCCTACCTCTCAGGGCCTGGCCATCAGTGTCAATCTCACGGGCCAGCACTTTGCCCAACCCGACTTAGTTTCCCGCTTAGATAATATTCTGACTGCAACTCAATTTTCCCCACACCGACTGCGCTTGGAAGTGACCGAAACCATTTTGATGGAAAATACGGAACTGGCGGTGCAAGCCCTAGAATCCATCCGCACCCGCGGCATTCAAATCTACATGGATGACTTCGGGACGGGATACTCGTCTCTGAGCTATCTCCACCGTTTTCCCATTGACACTCTCAAAATTGATCGCTGCTTTATTAGCCCGCTCCTTCACCCCGATATTCAAGGGGGCGGCATTGTCCAAACCATTCTCACCCTGGCAAAATCCTTACACCTGAATGTCGTGGCCGAAGGGGTTGAAACCGAAGCCCAATGCCAGGCCCTGCAACGGATGGGATGTACCTATGCCCAGGGCTATTTGTTTGCCCCACCCCTATCTGCGGCCCACATTGAGGACATCCTAGCCAAAGAATCCTTGGACATTAGTTGTCTCCAAGCCTCGCGTCTGAATGCCTCATAGCCAAGCCAACGGCCTTAGTTGATGCTCATAAAAATCTGTGGGGCAATCGGCAAACTTCAAGGGCTTTAATGACCGTGTTTTTAGTTTTTTATCGCAAGTTGAAGTCTTGCTCTCGGAGACTGGGTATGATCAGGCTAATCAGCAATTTACCCATCACTGAGTTGCTTTAGAACTTTTGGGGAGAGTATGACAACAGTCT is from Synechococcus sp. PCC 6312 and encodes:
- a CDS encoding EAL domain-containing protein yields the protein MKSPEEQIRHLLVIQDKNGRRTIPLEAGTYSIGRHPSNTIVVNSRMVSRQHAVLLRVSDPQTGNFFFRLLDGDLQGKRSANGLKVNGKTCHSHILKHRDLIIFGGDVRARYHAISNLSDTGFSRYTQEAQFASMPVSVRDSLPYQPSSLDVAQAKMLSDAAILRLSSFPELSPNPILELDQTGQITYLNPAAIREFKDIQANDSQHPLLMDLLLPTESQAQPLRIREVQLGHSHYEQVIQPLPEANLVRCYITNITERKLAQRALQESEERYAIAAQGANDGLWDWDLRTNEIYFSDRWKQMLGLANVETSPSPETWLEAIYPEDRTHVQIEIEQHLSGVTPHLECEFRVLHPDGGLRWMRVRGLGLRDERQQPYRMAGSLTDITEYRLIQEQILHDALHDAMTGLPNRILMMDRLGQAMQRAKRRPGYLFAILFLDLDRFKVLNDSLGHLVGDQLLIGIAQRLVSCLRAEDTIARLGGDEFAILLDEVGTVDYACQVAERILTELRRPFILEGHEVFTGVSIGIAFNTQEHLQPEDLLRDADTAMYRAKSLGKDRYEVFSTAMRVEVLALLQLETELRRAVERQEFMVYYQPIVDLAQARICGFETLIRWQHPRRGVITPGEFMDIAEETGLILPMSWWVLETACEQMQQWSRQFPTSQGLAISVNLTGQHFAQPDLVSRLDNILTATQFSPHRLRLEVTETILMENTELAVQALESIRTRGIQIYMDDFGTGYSSLSYLHRFPIDTLKIDRCFISPLLHPDIQGGGIVQTILTLAKSLHLNVVAEGVETEAQCQALQRMGCTYAQGYLFAPPLSAAHIEDILAKESLDISCLQASRLNAS